One stretch of Candidatus Neomarinimicrobiota bacterium DNA includes these proteins:
- a CDS encoding xanthan lyase, whose protein sequence is MKKQILILLALALSGCVSMMTVSKDVYDFKSMDRNTRRIVIRTEKFLKSFQTPEIPAYIGLQSRVDSVHVDKDAKSMKIYLNQYFSYFPYRPERVDYIYEALKDKLGWRYRNWDVTLYTLETPISELVPNVYRDSTEIDAARRGKMVDRPEPLVRNLSKSVHAEKGLSGNAIALWHSHGWYYNMEKDRWEWERPRLFETVEDKLPLSFMIPYIIPMLENAGGTVFVARERDTQVHEVIVDNDSSDSLSYREKGNWETSEIPGFAVGNPPYENNINPFRLGTIRRVKADSVATAQIRWVPDIPESGRYAVYVSYEHHRGNVTDARYTVYHKGGKTEFAVNQTMGGRTWIFLDYFEFDAGRNPDKGSVVLTNKTESRGLMVSADAVKFGGGMGNVSRNGRLSGRPRWLEASRYYLQFAGMPDTLVYDFHDDTLDYNDDYESRGEWANYLKGAPYGPNVNRNAPGLDIPVDLSFAFHTDAGIRKDGRSVGTLSIYSLFDEEGNREFPDGQSRLASRDYADILQTQIVNDIRAKYDPFWTRRQLMQGMYSEAYRPNMPAGLLELLSHQNFYDMKF, encoded by the coding sequence ATGAAAAAACAGATACTCATTCTACTGGCACTGGCGCTCAGCGGATGTGTTTCCATGATGACCGTTTCCAAAGATGTATACGATTTTAAAAGCATGGACCGGAACACCCGGCGGATTGTTATCCGGACGGAAAAGTTTTTAAAATCTTTTCAAACTCCGGAAATCCCGGCCTATATCGGTCTGCAATCCCGGGTGGACAGTGTGCACGTTGATAAAGACGCAAAATCCATGAAAATCTATTTAAACCAATATTTCTCTTATTTTCCCTATCGCCCGGAGCGGGTGGATTACATTTATGAAGCCCTGAAAGATAAGCTGGGATGGCGGTATCGGAACTGGGATGTGACATTATATACTCTGGAAACACCCATTTCCGAACTGGTGCCCAATGTCTACCGGGATTCCACGGAGATTGATGCGGCACGCCGGGGTAAAATGGTGGACCGTCCTGAACCGCTGGTCCGGAATCTGAGTAAATCGGTACATGCAGAAAAGGGGCTCTCCGGAAATGCCATTGCCTTGTGGCACAGTCACGGCTGGTACTACAATATGGAAAAGGACCGTTGGGAATGGGAGCGTCCCCGCCTTTTTGAGACGGTGGAGGATAAACTGCCTCTGTCGTTCATGATCCCCTATATCATTCCCATGCTGGAAAATGCGGGAGGGACTGTCTTCGTTGCCCGGGAACGGGATACACAGGTCCATGAGGTGATTGTGGATAATGATTCATCCGATTCTTTATCATACCGGGAAAAGGGGAACTGGGAAACCAGTGAGATTCCCGGATTTGCCGTGGGGAATCCTCCTTATGAAAATAATATCAATCCTTTTCGTTTAGGCACTATCCGGCGGGTTAAAGCCGATTCCGTGGCAACTGCCCAAATCCGGTGGGTTCCGGATATCCCGGAATCAGGGCGTTATGCAGTGTATGTTTCTTATGAGCATCATCGGGGGAATGTGACCGATGCCCGGTACACGGTTTATCATAAAGGTGGCAAGACGGAATTTGCCGTTAACCAGACCATGGGTGGCAGGACCTGGATTTTTCTGGATTATTTTGAATTTGACGCCGGGCGGAATCCGGATAAGGGATCGGTTGTGCTGACAAACAAAACGGAGAGCCGGGGACTCATGGTAAGTGCCGATGCCGTGAAATTCGGCGGCGGGATGGGCAATGTGTCCCGGAACGGCCGGCTCAGTGGACGGCCCCGGTGGCTTGAAGCCTCCCGTTATTATCTCCAATTTGCCGGTATGCCGGACACTCTGGTTTATGATTTCCATGATGATACCCTGGATTATAACGACGATTATGAAAGCCGGGGCGAATGGGCGAATTACCTGAAAGGGGCACCCTATGGACCCAATGTAAATCGCAATGCGCCCGGACTTGACATTCCTGTGGATTTGAGTTTTGCGTTTCATACAGATGCCGGAATCCGAAAGGATGGCCGCTCTGTAGGAACCCTTTCCATATACAGCCTGTTTGATGAAGAAGGAAACCGTGAATTTCCCGACGGGCAGTCCAGACTTGCCAGCCGGGATTATGCCGATATTCTGCAAACCCAGATTGTCAATGACATCCGGGCGAAGTATGACCCGTTCTGGACACGGCGGCAGCTGATGCAGGGCATGTATTCCGAAGCGTATCGGCCCAATATGCCGGCCGGACTCCTGGAGCTTCTTTCTCACCAGAATTTTTACGACATGAAATTCG
- a CDS encoding glycoside hydrolase family 3 protein: MPHYSRDVKIGQLVMVGFRGRSLSEDSHIRNIIRNHHLGSVVLFDDVSPFGPPVRGNVESPEQLKALTREIQNTADIPLFIALDHEGGSVNRLKERYGFPPVCPASEFGDRNDETFTREESERRAKLLKELGVNVNLAPVVDVNVNPQNPALGLRKRCISHDPEIVTRHARIMLEIFHDYGIYSTLKHFPGHGSSTNDSHFGLVDVTDGWCESELHPFKTLISEGFSDFILTAHAYNRKLDSDFPGTLSRKILTDLLRNELGFKGVIISDDMNMAAIHDHYDQAEAVEIALNAGVDILAIANANHYDPEIALRIMDMIREGIRKGRIQESVIDRSFERIIRLKQHLRL; encoded by the coding sequence ATGCCGCATTATTCCCGGGATGTAAAAATAGGTCAACTGGTGATGGTCGGGTTCCGGGGACGGAGTCTATCGGAGGATAGTCATATCCGGAATATCATCCGGAATCATCATCTGGGATCGGTGGTGCTTTTTGACGATGTGAGTCCATTCGGTCCGCCTGTCCGGGGCAATGTCGAAAGTCCGGAACAACTGAAAGCCCTGACCCGGGAAATTCAGAACACAGCCGATATTCCCCTTTTTATTGCCCTTGATCATGAAGGCGGCAGTGTGAACCGTTTGAAAGAACGGTATGGTTTTCCTCCTGTGTGTCCCGCATCTGAATTCGGGGACCGGAATGATGAGACATTCACGCGGGAGGAATCGGAACGGCGGGCAAAACTTCTGAAAGAACTGGGGGTCAATGTCAACCTGGCGCCGGTGGTAGATGTGAATGTGAATCCTCAAAATCCGGCTCTGGGCCTACGGAAACGGTGTATATCTCATGACCCGGAGATTGTCACACGGCATGCCCGGATTATGTTAGAAATCTTTCATGATTACGGGATTTATTCCACCCTGAAACATTTTCCCGGACATGGAAGCTCCACCAATGATTCACACTTTGGACTGGTGGATGTCACGGATGGATGGTGTGAATCGGAACTGCATCCTTTCAAAACACTGATTTCGGAAGGGTTTTCGGATTTCATCCTGACGGCTCATGCCTATAATCGCAAACTGGACTCCGATTTCCCCGGAACCCTTTCCCGCAAAATCCTGACGGATCTTCTCCGGAATGAACTGGGGTTTAAAGGGGTGATTATTTCCGACGACATGAATATGGCTGCCATCCATGACCACTATGATCAGGCAGAAGCTGTTGAAATAGCCCTGAACGCCGGTGTGGATATTCTTGCCATTGCCAATGCAAATCACTATGATCCCGAAATTGCTCTCCGAATCATGGACATGATCCGGGAAGGGATTCGAAAAGGACGGATTCAAGAGTCGGTGATTGACCGCTCTTTTGAACGGATTATAAGGTTGAAACAACACCTGAGATTATGA